A single Acidobacteriota bacterium DNA region contains:
- a CDS encoding DUF2235 domain-containing protein has translation MTKRIARSLRRTASSENERRYDETAARYPAALAETRRFKGSQVRNLVLCFDGTWKREDQPHPTNVVKTFQAIRRKAGPTRQVPYYDRGVGTGRLDRLRGGALGTGLLKNVEQAYVWLAQNYRPGDRLFFFGFSRGAYTARRLAGLVGLCGVPNPARWPGLEPEPVVREGLRIYRQTGQAREEKARRFSTRRGHLEAETREPLHQVWFIGVWDTVGSLGVPGGVLFSAHRRHQFHDARLGAHVRYAYHAIAIDENRRHFKPTLWTGPAADGQTVQQLWFPGVHANVGGGVPETGLSDRALLWIWLQAQNAGLFLCRPAIAPDEFGFLRDSMKWPYRLFGRHRRPIGGINVTGEGIHFSAVKRLARTGHYQEWTAGRTLRPVVAARSVRRVPRMPGE, from the coding sequence ATGACCAAGCGCATCGCCCGGTCGCTTCGGCGTACCGCGTCAAGTGAGAACGAGCGACGGTACGACGAGACGGCGGCCCGCTATCCTGCTGCCCTAGCCGAAACCAGACGGTTCAAGGGGAGTCAAGTGCGAAATCTCGTTCTCTGCTTCGACGGCACCTGGAAGAGAGAGGATCAGCCACACCCGACAAACGTCGTCAAGACGTTTCAAGCGATAAGGAGGAAAGCTGGACCCACTAGGCAAGTTCCTTACTACGATCGTGGCGTCGGCACTGGACGCCTGGATCGATTGCGCGGCGGCGCCCTTGGGACCGGCCTGTTGAAGAACGTCGAGCAGGCGTACGTGTGGCTCGCCCAGAACTACCGGCCTGGGGATCGTCTCTTCTTCTTCGGGTTCAGCCGTGGTGCCTATACAGCCCGACGCTTGGCGGGGCTTGTTGGCCTCTGCGGTGTTCCTAACCCCGCGCGATGGCCTGGGCTAGAGCCCGAGCCTGTAGTACGCGAGGGCCTCAGGATCTACCGACAGACAGGTCAGGCTCGCGAGGAGAAAGCGCGAAGGTTCTCGACACGGCGCGGCCACCTCGAAGCAGAAACTCGCGAACCGCTACACCAGGTCTGGTTTATCGGGGTCTGGGACACGGTTGGTTCTCTCGGTGTGCCCGGCGGCGTGCTGTTTAGCGCTCACCGGCGCCATCAGTTCCATGATGCAAGGCTCGGTGCCCACGTCCGCTACGCCTATCACGCCATCGCGATCGACGAGAACCGGCGACACTTCAAGCCTACGCTCTGGACCGGCCCGGCGGCTGACGGGCAGACCGTTCAACAACTCTGGTTCCCCGGTGTACATGCGAACGTCGGCGGAGGCGTTCCCGAGACTGGCCTCTCGGACCGCGCGCTACTCTGGATATGGCTCCAGGCGCAGAACGCCGGCCTGTTCTTGTGCCGCCCCGCCATCGCGCCCGATGAGTTCGGATTCCTGAGAGACTCCATGAAATGGCCGTACCGTCTCTTTGGGCGCCACCGCCGCCCCATTGGCGGAATCAACGTTACGGGTGAGGGAATCCACTTCAGCGCCGTCAAACGCCTCGCGAGGACCGGCCACTATCAGGAATGGACGGCTGGCAGGACGCTGAGACCAGTGGTTGCGGCACGCTCGGTTCGCCGAGTTCCGCGGATGCCGGGTGAGTAG
- a CDS encoding VCBS repeat-containing protein: protein MMAVTGPAAAQPSATGPCEPNSETLCLHDGRYELQATWLTGDGGSGAAKVVPVGTSDSGLFRFFDADNWEILIKVLDGCAANGHHWVYGASTTDLGYSIHVTDTKTGAFKEYGNEPGQPALAITDAKAFPAACEEGVAAATASLDWKRRGGAGIELVPLSTVDESESGCTGTSTSLCLANNRFAVAVDWSTTGGREGTASAVPGGTNNSGLFYFFEPNNWEMLIKVLDGCAINGHYWVYSAAATDLGLDITVTDTVTGATWTYEKKPGPPAPAVTESAAFPSSCGALPPALVNPGSIGVEWGIWRTDVAYDSVGGGSFVADFDHDGDDDVLLVPSAAPAESDPSHARAGVILTNNGDYTFTVAPGDRPRGVHPREVVMADLDGDGKNDFFIADHGYDFPPFPGWHNQLLLWTANGYVDATDRLPVDPTGFTHAAAVGDIDGDGDVDILVANNHGEWIPGPYFLMNDGTGNFEADPRRLPDALDTDHRRWPWAVELADFDGDGHLDLLAGAKEFFDGGSFVYWGSSEGEYRDEHVTVLPTSDFFAAFGGAVVISSAVHDFNGDGLLDVLFGGYDLSFSGRGVQLLVNSGDRTFVDETPRRLGPSAWSAKEGWQPGHLFFDFNGDGTVDIVPQDYAEGANVLAWLNDGTGHYAVLRTSEFDDPDALRRFAWGVAVRVGRRFKFVEFYGDGTYLGANAAVVVEGAAIRPRF from the coding sequence ATGATGGCCGTGACCGGGCCGGCAGCCGCCCAACCTTCCGCTACCGGCCCGTGCGAGCCGAACTCGGAGACTCTCTGTCTCCACGACGGCCGCTATGAGCTACAGGCGACCTGGTTGACCGGCGACGGGGGAAGCGGTGCGGCCAAAGTGGTGCCCGTAGGCACGAGCGACTCCGGGCTATTCAGGTTCTTTGACGCCGACAACTGGGAGATCCTGATCAAGGTGCTGGATGGTTGCGCAGCCAATGGGCATCACTGGGTGTACGGCGCCTCGACCACGGACTTGGGCTACTCCATCCACGTAACGGACACCAAGACAGGCGCTTTCAAGGAGTATGGGAACGAGCCCGGCCAACCGGCGCTGGCGATCACGGACGCGAAGGCGTTTCCGGCGGCCTGTGAGGAAGGTGTCGCGGCCGCGACTGCCTCCCTCGATTGGAAGCGCCGTGGTGGAGCCGGCATCGAGTTGGTCCCCCTTTCGACGGTCGACGAATCCGAATCAGGATGTACCGGAACCAGTACATCGTTGTGCCTCGCGAACAACCGCTTCGCGGTAGCCGTCGACTGGTCCACGACAGGTGGTCGCGAGGGCACCGCGAGCGCGGTGCCCGGAGGAACCAACAACTCCGGCCTCTTCTACTTCTTCGAGCCAAACAACTGGGAGATGCTGATCAAGGTGCTGGACGGCTGCGCGATCAACGGTCACTACTGGGTGTACTCCGCGGCCGCCACGGACCTTGGGCTCGACATCACAGTAACGGATACAGTTACCGGTGCGACCTGGACGTATGAGAAGAAGCCCGGTCCGCCTGCCCCAGCAGTTACGGAGAGCGCGGCGTTCCCCAGCAGCTGCGGAGCCCTCCCGCCCGCGCTGGTTAATCCGGGGTCCATCGGCGTCGAGTGGGGTATCTGGAGGACAGACGTAGCGTACGACAGCGTAGGTGGCGGCAGCTTCGTCGCTGACTTCGATCACGACGGCGACGACGACGTGTTACTTGTGCCCTCAGCCGCACCAGCCGAATCCGACCCCTCTCACGCTAGGGCCGGTGTCATCCTCACCAACAACGGGGACTACACCTTCACGGTTGCTCCGGGCGATCGGCCACGCGGAGTGCATCCCCGGGAAGTCGTTATGGCGGACCTGGACGGCGACGGCAAGAACGACTTCTTCATCGCGGACCACGGCTACGACTTTCCGCCGTTCCCTGGTTGGCACAACCAACTGCTGCTGTGGACCGCCAACGGATACGTGGACGCGACCGACCGCCTCCCGGTGGACCCGACGGGTTTCACACACGCCGCCGCGGTCGGGGACATCGACGGAGACGGCGATGTAGACATCCTGGTGGCCAACAACCACGGCGAATGGATTCCTGGACCGTACTTTCTGATGAACGACGGCACAGGCAACTTCGAAGCTGATCCACGCAGGCTGCCCGACGCGCTCGACACCGATCATCGACGTTGGCCTTGGGCTGTCGAACTAGCGGATTTTGATGGTGATGGTCACCTGGATCTGCTAGCAGGCGCGAAGGAGTTCTTTGACGGCGGCTCCTTTGTGTACTGGGGTTCTAGCGAAGGGGAGTACCGAGACGAACATGTAACGGTCTTGCCGACATCGGACTTTTTCGCGGCTTTCGGAGGAGCCGTGGTTATCTCTTCCGCCGTACACGACTTCAACGGGGATGGCCTGTTGGACGTCCTGTTCGGCGGATACGACCTGAGCTTCTCAGGCCGCGGGGTGCAACTGCTGGTGAACTCAGGTGATCGCACGTTCGTCGACGAGACGCCACGTCGGCTCGGGCCAAGCGCATGGTCCGCCAAGGAAGGTTGGCAGCCGGGACATCTCTTCTTCGATTTCAACGGCGACGGCACGGTGGACATCGTGCCGCAGGACTATGCCGAGGGCGCGAATGTGCTCGCGTGGCTAAACGACGGTACGGGGCACTACGCGGTTCTAAGAACCAGCGAGTTCGACGACCCCGATGCGCTGCGGCGCTTCGCGTGGGGTGTGGCCGTTCGCGTCGGCCGCCGGTTCAAATTCGTCGAGTTCTACGGCGACGGCACCTACTTGGGGGCGAACGCGGCGGTCGTCGTTGAAGGTGCCGCCATACGGCCCCGGTTCTGA
- a CDS encoding DUF6088 family protein has protein sequence MERLSETVLRYAEEQPEGAPVLAKGLLHLGSRAAIDQALSRLVRRGALLRAGRGVYVLPVESRFGRRAPSVEKTVTALAAARGERIANSGAMAANVLGLTGQVPVRRVFLTSGPSRTLTLGRERVELRHAPPWQLALAGRRAGEAVRALAWLGRDRAGEATGLVRERLSEEERRELGSVSAQMPGWLAGPVNAVAHG, from the coding sequence ATGGAACGATTGAGCGAAACGGTACTGCGGTACGCGGAAGAACAGCCGGAAGGTGCCCCGGTGCTGGCGAAGGGGCTGTTGCACCTCGGCAGTCGGGCGGCGATCGACCAGGCCCTGTCGCGTCTGGTGCGGCGCGGCGCGCTGCTGCGGGCGGGGCGTGGTGTGTATGTTCTACCCGTAGAGAGCCGTTTCGGCCGCCGCGCGCCGTCTGTCGAGAAGACAGTCACGGCACTCGCGGCCGCGCGCGGGGAGCGGATCGCGAACAGCGGCGCGATGGCGGCGAACGTGCTCGGCCTCACCGGGCAGGTGCCCGTCAGGCGCGTCTTTCTGACGTCGGGGCCCAGCCGAACGCTGACGCTTGGCCGCGAGCGGGTCGAGTTGCGCCATGCGCCGCCGTGGCAATTGGCGCTGGCCGGCCGGCGTGCCGGTGAGGCGGTCCGGGCGCTCGCCTGGCTCGGGCGCGACCGGGCTGGTGAAGCGACGGGGCTGGTGCGGGAACGGTTGAGCGAGGAGGAGCGCCGGGAACTCGGCAGCGTGAGCGCGCAGATGCCGGGGTGGTTGGCCGGGCCGGTGAACGCAGTGGCCCATGGCTGA
- a CDS encoding molybdenum cofactor biosynthesis protein MoaE, whose amino-acid sequence MIVRVLSFATALDAVGSAETEHDLPDGSTVADLVERLTAAYPGLEALWPRLAVAVDGEVAGDRTVPLHDGAEVALLPPVSGGSCGAGARRLRDGAVDAATVSAVRAGVEDARKGAVVVFVGNVRNSFGGRPVERINYSAYPAMAERRLERIVSELEAAEPGTRVEIVHGLGTLEVGDASVVIATASAHRRQAYEVNRLALERLKAEVPIWKREHYADGKSAWREEEPLD is encoded by the coding sequence TTGATCGTACGGGTGCTGAGCTTCGCCACCGCGCTGGACGCTGTAGGCAGCGCCGAGACGGAACACGACCTCCCGGACGGCAGCACGGTCGCCGACCTGGTCGAGCGCCTGACGGCGGCGTATCCGGGTCTGGAAGCCCTTTGGCCGCGGCTGGCGGTCGCCGTCGACGGGGAAGTCGCCGGGGACCGGACGGTCCCGCTTCACGACGGCGCGGAAGTGGCTCTCCTGCCCCCGGTTTCCGGCGGCTCATGCGGCGCCGGCGCCCGCCGGCTGCGGGACGGCGCCGTCGACGCGGCCACGGTGTCGGCGGTACGCGCCGGCGTAGAGGACGCGCGCAAGGGAGCGGTGGTCGTATTCGTCGGCAACGTCCGCAACTCCTTCGGCGGACGGCCGGTCGAGCGGATCAACTACTCCGCGTACCCGGCGATGGCGGAGAGGCGCCTCGAACGGATCGTTAGCGAGCTCGAGGCGGCGGAGCCGGGAACTCGGGTAGAGATCGTCCACGGCTTGGGCACGCTCGAAGTAGGCGATGCGAGCGTAGTCATCGCGACTGCTTCTGCCCACCGGCGTCAGGCCTACGAGGTGAACCGCCTCGCCCTGGAGCGTCTCAAGGCAGAAGTGCCGATCTGGAAGCGAGAGCACTACGCGGACGGCAAGTCGGCATGGCGGGAAGAGGAGCCGCTGGACTAG
- a CDS encoding HAD hydrolase-like protein has translation MRLLLFDIDGTLVRCGPQIGPIFMGALKRTFGQTGNVRAYDFGGRTDTEAVIDLMTEAGLPRDEVEGRLGEVRSHYSHLLERLDPDQMRLLPGVVELLEELAAAEDTCVALLTGNWEIGARAKLEPFGLNRFFDFGAFGEDGVRRNELVPVAVERAARRIGAAPEPSNVVIIGDTVRDIACGDAHGVPVLAVATGFTPDHRLEEAGARWVVPDLRHASVREILLDGHGRARRTP, from the coding sequence ATGCGGCTCCTGCTCTTCGACATCGACGGCACCCTGGTACGGTGCGGCCCTCAGATCGGGCCCATCTTCATGGGCGCGCTCAAGCGCACCTTCGGCCAGACGGGCAACGTCCGCGCCTACGACTTCGGCGGCAGAACGGACACGGAGGCGGTGATCGACCTGATGACCGAGGCCGGCCTGCCGCGCGACGAGGTCGAAGGCCGCCTGGGCGAGGTGCGTTCCCACTACAGCCACCTGCTCGAGCGGCTCGACCCGGACCAGATGAGGCTACTGCCCGGCGTCGTCGAGCTGCTCGAGGAGTTGGCAGCCGCCGAGGACACCTGCGTTGCCCTGCTCACCGGCAACTGGGAGATCGGCGCGCGGGCCAAGCTCGAACCCTTCGGCCTGAACCGCTTCTTCGACTTCGGCGCGTTCGGCGAGGACGGCGTCCGGCGCAATGAGCTGGTGCCTGTCGCCGTCGAACGGGCCGCCCGGCGTATCGGCGCCGCACCGGAGCCGAGCAACGTCGTCATCATCGGCGACACGGTCCGCGACATCGCCTGCGGCGATGCCCATGGCGTCCCGGTGCTGGCCGTGGCAACCGGCTTCACGCCCGACCACCGACTGGAAGAAGCAGGCGCCCGCTGGGTCGTGCCGGACCTCCGCCACGCCTCGGTGCGGGAGATTCTCCTCGACGGGCACGGCCGCGCGCGGCGGACGCCATGA
- the moeB gene encoding molybdopterin-synthase adenylyltransferase MoeB produces the protein MTVLIQIPTPLRGFADEQSEVAVAAATVGEAMEQLVTRYEGLRPHLFGDDGKLRTFVNLFLNDEDVRYLEREATPINGDATLAIIPSIAGGAVAEPPPAAAESTATQSTATELNPEEILRYSRHLIMPEVGSEGQLKLKQAKVLMIGTGGLGSPVGMYLAAAGVGRLGLVDFDVVDESNLHRQLLYSNADVGRPKLDAAVERLHEVNPHIELTPHPVLLDSSNALEIFEDYDVIVDGTDNFPTRYLVNDACVLLGKPNVYGSIFRFEGQVSVFWGAKGPCYRCLFAEPPPPGLVPSCAEGGVLGVLPGIIGSLQANEVIKLIIGQGDPLIGRLLLFDALRMSFRELKLRKNPDCPICSENPTQTELIDYEQFCGVPAVAEEPALNDLIDVTPTQVQSWMNDGRNFSILDVRGPQEYAICRIDGSTLIPVAELEGRLAELDPSKLWVVHCHHGPRSTRATNILRDNGFPQAYNLAGGIDAWAVEVDPSLPRY, from the coding sequence ATGACCGTACTCATACAGATTCCCACGCCCCTGCGGGGCTTCGCCGACGAACAGTCCGAGGTGGCGGTGGCCGCCGCGACGGTCGGCGAGGCGATGGAACAGCTCGTCACCCGCTACGAAGGGCTGCGGCCCCACCTGTTCGGTGACGACGGCAAGCTGCGCACCTTCGTCAACCTGTTCCTGAACGACGAGGACGTGCGCTACCTGGAGCGCGAGGCGACGCCGATCAACGGCGACGCGACGCTTGCGATCATCCCGTCGATCGCCGGCGGTGCGGTGGCGGAACCGCCGCCGGCCGCGGCGGAGTCGACCGCGACGCAATCGACCGCGACCGAGCTGAACCCGGAGGAGATCCTCCGCTACAGCCGCCACCTCATCATGCCCGAGGTCGGTTCCGAGGGGCAGTTGAAGCTCAAGCAGGCCAAGGTGCTGATGATCGGCACCGGCGGGCTCGGCTCGCCGGTCGGCATGTACCTGGCCGCGGCGGGCGTCGGCCGCCTCGGCCTGGTCGACTTCGACGTCGTCGACGAATCGAACCTGCACCGGCAGTTGCTGTACAGCAACGCGGACGTCGGCCGGCCCAAGCTCGACGCCGCGGTCGAGCGCCTGCACGAGGTGAACCCTCACATCGAACTCACGCCGCACCCGGTGCTGCTCGACTCGAGCAACGCGCTCGAGATCTTCGAGGACTACGACGTGATCGTCGACGGCACGGACAACTTCCCGACCCGCTACCTGGTCAACGACGCATGCGTCCTGCTCGGCAAGCCGAACGTCTACGGGTCGATCTTCCGCTTCGAGGGCCAGGTGTCCGTGTTCTGGGGCGCCAAGGGTCCCTGCTACCGCTGCCTGTTCGCCGAGCCGCCGCCGCCGGGACTCGTCCCCTCATGCGCCGAGGGCGGCGTCCTCGGCGTGCTGCCCGGCATCATCGGCAGCCTGCAGGCGAACGAGGTGATCAAGCTGATCATCGGCCAGGGCGATCCCCTGATCGGCCGTCTGCTCCTGTTCGACGCCCTGCGCATGAGCTTCCGCGAACTGAAGCTGCGCAAGAACCCGGACTGCCCCATTTGCTCCGAGAACCCGACCCAGACCGAGCTGATCGACTACGAGCAGTTCTGCGGCGTTCCCGCCGTCGCCGAGGAACCGGCGCTCAACGACCTGATTGACGTGACTCCGACCCAGGTCCAGTCCTGGATGAACGATGGCCGCAACTTCAGCATCCTCGACGTCCGGGGCCCGCAGGAGTACGCGATCTGCCGGATCGACGGCTCGACCCTGATCCCGGTTGCCGAACTCGAAGGCCGGCTCGCCGAACTCGACCCTTCGAAGCTCTGGGTCGTCCACTGCCACCACGGCCCGCGGTCGACCCGGGCGACGAACATCCTCCGCGACAACGGCTTCCCGCAGGCTTACAACCTGGCCGGCGGGATTGATGCGTGGGCGGTGGAGGTGGATCCGTCGTTGCCGCGGTACTGA
- a CDS encoding M67 family metallopeptidase, with protein sequence MIELSQGDLARIRAHGEATYPEECCGILVGSSEKAAGDDGASLARVARLVGAENTREDESRHNRYLIPPEVILRTEREARADGLDVVGYYHSHPDHPSRPSDFDRDHAWPGYSYLIVSVREGRARDERSWRLSNDRSRFDEEPIRVPEPPPT encoded by the coding sequence ATGATCGAGCTGTCCCAGGGCGACCTGGCCCGCATCCGCGCCCACGGCGAGGCGACGTACCCGGAGGAGTGCTGCGGCATCCTGGTCGGCAGCAGCGAGAAGGCTGCCGGCGATGATGGGGCGTCTTTGGCCCGGGTGGCGCGGCTGGTGGGCGCCGAGAACACGCGCGAGGACGAGAGCCGCCACAACCGCTACCTGATCCCGCCCGAGGTCATCCTGCGGACCGAGCGGGAGGCGCGCGCGGACGGCCTGGACGTGGTCGGCTACTACCACTCGCACCCGGATCACCCGTCGCGGCCCAGCGACTTCGACCGGGACCACGCCTGGCCGGGCTACAGTTACCTGATCGTCTCGGTGCGCGAGGGCCGCGCCAGGGACGAGCGGAGTTGGCGGCTCAGCAACGACCGTTCCCGCTTCGACGAGGAACCGATCCGCGTTCCTGAACCGCCCCCGACCTGA
- a CDS encoding cysteine synthase family protein, whose protein sequence is MIAESASSEYAAAVVELAGPPIPEGLADGARRLLSRIGNTPLLDLSHVLGPAARELGSELLAKAEMANPGGSVKDRPARHMMLAARDAGQLDGGRRVLDATSGNTGIALAMIGAAMDVGVTLCLPENASIERRRTLGAFGAELVLTDPMEGSDGAIREARRMIEADPEAFCYVDQYSNTANWRAHFETTGPEIWMQTEGRLTHFVAGLGTSGTFCGTARYLAERAPGVRLISMQPDGPFHGLEGMKHMPSALVPAIYDDSIASEETEVSTEDAYAEIKALARGNGLLVGISAAANVVAGRRIAERAAEAGERAVVVTILCDGADKYLSEPFWDED, encoded by the coding sequence ATGATCGCCGAATCCGCTTCCAGCGAGTACGCAGCAGCCGTTGTGGAGCTGGCCGGCCCGCCGATTCCGGAGGGGCTCGCCGACGGCGCGCGGCGTCTCCTGTCGCGGATCGGCAACACGCCTCTGCTCGACCTGAGCCACGTCCTCGGACCGGCCGCTCGGGAACTCGGATCGGAGCTTCTGGCCAAGGCGGAGATGGCGAATCCCGGCGGCTCGGTCAAGGACCGGCCGGCGCGTCACATGATGCTGGCAGCCCGGGACGCCGGCCAGCTCGACGGCGGCCGGCGGGTCCTGGACGCGACCTCGGGCAACACCGGTATCGCGCTCGCCATGATCGGCGCGGCGATGGATGTAGGCGTGACGCTCTGCCTGCCGGAGAACGCCTCGATCGAGCGCCGCCGCACTCTCGGCGCGTTCGGCGCCGAACTCGTCCTGACCGATCCGATGGAAGGCTCGGACGGCGCGATCCGCGAGGCGCGCCGGATGATCGAGGCGGATCCGGAGGCGTTCTGCTACGTCGACCAGTACAGCAACACCGCCAACTGGCGGGCTCACTTCGAGACCACCGGCCCCGAGATCTGGATGCAGACGGAGGGCCGGCTCACCCATTTCGTCGCGGGTCTTGGCACCAGCGGCACCTTCTGCGGCACGGCCCGGTACCTGGCCGAACGCGCTCCCGGGGTCCGGCTCATCTCGATGCAGCCGGACGGTCCCTTCCACGGGCTGGAGGGCATGAAGCACATGCCGAGCGCCCTTGTGCCGGCGATCTACGACGATTCGATCGCCAGCGAGGAGACGGAAGTCAGCACCGAGGACGCCTACGCCGAGATCAAGGCGCTCGCCCGCGGAAACGGCCTGCTCGTCGGCATCTCGGCGGCCGCGAACGTGGTCGCCGGGCGGCGGATCGCCGAGCGCGCGGCCGAGGCCGGGGAGCGCGCCGTGGTGGTGACCATCCTCTGCGACGGCGCCGACAAGTACCTGTCCGAACCGTTCTGGGACGAGGACTGA
- a CDS encoding sulfite oxidase-like oxidoreductase produces MNDVPRRGDDRIPPGQYVTKKWPVLSVGDTPEVDLAGFELRLFGRVEAEHAFDWRTLQSLPRREVTADFHCVTRFSTLDNPWSGFATRDVLGAVALSPDATHAMIHCYGGYTTNLPLDDLLSEHALFADLHGGEPLAPDHGGPLRLVVPHLYAWKSAKWVSGVEFLNADERGFWEENGYHTYGDPWAEQRFSSQETRQAWQVRRSVGL; encoded by the coding sequence ATGAACGATGTCCCGAGGCGCGGCGACGACCGGATCCCTCCCGGCCAGTACGTCACGAAGAAGTGGCCGGTGCTGTCCGTCGGCGACACGCCGGAGGTCGATCTGGCCGGCTTCGAACTGCGGCTGTTCGGCCGCGTCGAGGCCGAGCACGCGTTCGACTGGCGAACGCTTCAGTCGCTGCCGCGGCGCGAGGTGACGGCGGACTTCCACTGCGTCACCCGCTTCTCGACGCTTGACAACCCGTGGTCCGGGTTCGCGACCCGGGACGTGCTGGGGGCGGTTGCGCTGTCTCCGGACGCTACACACGCGATGATCCACTGCTACGGCGGCTACACGACGAACCTGCCGCTCGACGACCTGCTCTCCGAGCACGCGTTGTTCGCGGACCTTCACGGCGGCGAACCGCTGGCGCCGGATCATGGCGGGCCGCTCCGGCTCGTGGTGCCGCATCTCTACGCCTGGAAGAGCGCGAAGTGGGTTTCGGGCGTCGAGTTCCTCAACGCCGATGAGCGGGGCTTCTGGGAGGAGAACGGGTACCACACCTACGGAGACCCGTGGGCCGAGCAGCGGTTCTCGTCGCAGGAGACGCGGCAGGCGTGGCAGGTGCGGAGATCAGTCGGTCTCTAG
- a CDS encoding arginine repressor, whose amino-acid sequence MTTAIRHGAILDIIGRRPVSSQKDLVRALGRRGFQVSQATVSRDVRRLGLLKVPLAGGGFRYAPAEQAAGPVRPDVERAMRMFVTGVSEGEALLVLKTRSGNANALAVVIDQADWPDVAGTIAGDDTVLLVLKSAAARDRIRESLAALLETD is encoded by the coding sequence ATGACCACCGCGATCCGTCACGGCGCCATCCTGGACATCATCGGCCGTCGGCCGGTGTCGAGCCAGAAAGACCTGGTGCGCGCCCTCGGCCGCCGCGGCTTCCAGGTGTCCCAGGCCACCGTGTCGCGCGACGTGCGCCGGCTCGGCCTGTTGAAGGTGCCCCTGGCGGGCGGCGGTTTCCGCTACGCGCCGGCGGAGCAGGCCGCGGGACCGGTCCGACCCGATGTCGAGCGCGCCATGCGGATGTTCGTGACCGGCGTCAGCGAAGGCGAGGCGCTCCTCGTGCTGAAGACGCGCAGCGGCAACGCGAACGCGCTGGCCGTCGTGATCGACCAGGCCGACTGGCCCGACGTCGCCGGCACGATCGCCGGCGACGACACCGTTCTCCTGGTCCTCAAGAGCGCCGCCGCCCGCGACCGCATCCGCGAGTCCCTTGCAGCGTTGCTAGAGACCGACTGA